In Lewinella sp. 4G2, the sequence CGTCAAACCCCGCATCGATGGCGAGTTGGGCGCAGTCGGCGTATTCCCGGACGGCTTCCGTGATGTCCGCAATCGTCATGGGCGTAGCGAGAGGGATGGGTAGTTCACCCTTACCGTCTACGTACATTTTGGTCTGCTCCATCGCAACGGCGCTGGGTGCGAGGACGCGACCGCCGGCGGGTAGATTATCCGGGTGGGTCACGCGGCCGGTGTGCATGATCTGAAGAAAAATCTTTCCGCCGTTATCGTGGACGGCTTTCGTCACTAGTTCCCATCCAGCTACCTGCTCGGACGAAAAGCAACCGGGGATACGAGGATAGCCGAGCCCGTTGGGGCTGGGGGAAGTCCCCTCCGTAATGATGAGGCCAGCACCGGCGCGCTGGCCGTAGTACAGGGCCATCATTTCGTTTGGAACGTTGCCGACGGCGCGGCTGCGGGTCAGGGGTGCCATGACAATACGGTTCCGTAGTTCAGACTTACCGAGTGCAATGGGAGAAAATAACTGGTTGGGCATGGTAGGATAGTTTTGAATGCCTTCCCGTAACGGGATGACCAAGCGGGATGTTGAGTAGCCTGCTCGTTGAAGCGTTGGGTTGAGCCACTACGAAAGAACCCCATCCGAAACAGTTCCGGATGGGGTTCTTTAGATTAACCTTATGGGTTGCAGCTTAGCTTAAGCTTCCTCCACGCGATCTTCTTCAATGTTGTCGTCGACGAGGATACGGTTGCAGTGCTCACAGATCATGACGCGCTTACGCTGGCTGATCTCCAACTGCTGCTGAGGTGGGATGGAGTTGAAGCAACCACCACAAGCATTCCGCTCTACGGTTACAACGGCGAGGCCATTGCGGTAGGAGTTGCGGACGCGATCGTAACCCCGCAGGAAGCGTGCTTCGATGGGCTTGCGTTGCTTGTCGGACTGGCGGCGAAGTTTCTTCTCTTCCTTTTCCGTCTTGGCGATGATGGCCTTGAGTTCTTCCTGCTTTGTTTCGAGGAGGGCGACTTTGGCGGTTTTCTTTTCGTTCGTGGCGTCGAGAGCAGCTTGCTTCGTCTCAAGTTCGCGGCCGCTAGAGCCGGACTTCTTATCGGAGAGTTGGATCTCCAGGCGCTGCATTTCGGTCTCCTTCATGAGTGCCTCGTACTCGCGGTTGTTCTTGACGTTATTCATCTGCTCCTCGTAGCGGAGGATGAGCTGCTCGGATTCGGCGATGTTGGCGCTGTGGCGGCTGATCTCCGTCTGGAGTTCTTTCACTTGGCCTTCGAGGCGATTGATGCGGGTGTCGAGGCCGGCGATCTCATCTTCGAGGTCAGACACTTCCATGGGAAGTTCTCCTTTGAGGATCTCGATCTGGTCGATCTTGGAGTCGATCTGCTGCAGGCGGTACAGCTCGCGCATTTTTTCTTCTACCGTCTTTTCGGTTGCTACTGCCATAGTTGGTCTGTTAGTTCGTTAGTCTGATGGTGCGAAAGTCACCGCTGGGGGTGCGGTCCCGCCGGAAGCGGAGTCAGAGAGGTATAAGTTCTTTACTGACGACTGTTGAGGCAATTTCCCTACACGAAATACCGAACGGGATTGGTGTTTCGCTCCGTGCAAAGAACCGCAAAGGTAGGGAATTTCTCAGTTAACAACTCCGCCAGTAATTGGGTTGTAAACTGCTCGCTTTCGTAGTGGCCAATATCGCAGATGATGATTTCCCCATCCGCGTCGAAGAACTCGTGGTATTTATAGTCGGAGGTGACAAAAACATCCGCTCCAACTGCTTTGGCGCGGTCGAGTAGGAAGCCCCCCGCCCCACCGCAGATGGCTACTTTGGCTACGGGTTGGCCGGCTAGTTCCGTGTGCTTGATGGTGCCCGTTTTCATCTGTGCTTTGAGGTGGCGGAGAAAAACTTCCTCCGAGAGTGGATCCGGCAGCTCGCCCACCATGCCCGAGCCTACGGTGCCCTCTTCATTTTTGGGGCTGAGGATTTCCAGATTCGTGAGGCCCAGCACTTCGGCGATCTTGGCGTTCACCCCCCGGTTGCGGACATTATCCAGGTTGGTATGGATGGCGTAGATGGCTACCCCTTCCTGTATAGCCTTGATGATGGTCCGTTCCACGTAGTTGGCCCCGTTGAATTTCTTTAGCCCGCGGAAAACGATGGGGTGGTGAGCAACGACGAGGTTACAGCCTTTTTCCACGGCTTCTTCGATGATGGTTTCGGTGCAGTCCAGCGTAGTAAGGATACCGGTTACTTTGGTGGTGGGGTTACCTACGATGAGGCCGGCATTGTCGTAGGATTCTTGCAGGTTTAGGGGGGCGATGGATTCTAGGTAGTCCGTGATGGTTTTTATGGTGTGCATGTTGCTTTGCTGGAGTTGTTTAGTTGTTGAAGGAATAATGGCTGCCGTATCACTTAGGTTGCCTCGCTATTTTTTGTGGCCTGGATTTAGCGGCTCCCGGGAGTGTGGCCTTTAGGCCAAACCTAGTGGATTTGTCTGCTATCTCGTCTAGCACTTCTTTTGTGATCACCACTTAGTAGCAGCGCAGCTAAAAGAAGCAAAAGTCTTGTCTGTTGCAGGTGGCTTAACACGAAATGCTACTGGCTCCCGGCCTCCAGGCCGGGCTCTAGTGTTTTGCTGTGCTATCTCGTCTAACACTTCTTTTGTAGCCACCACACAGTAGCAGCGAAGCTAAAAGCAGCAAAAGCTTTGTCCTGTGACCGTGGCTTAACGCGCTTTCAGCGGCAGAAAGCTAAAATTTGCCAACTCGCCAATCGACGGTGGTTCCAAGCATTGAATCTACCGTTTACACTAGACAATAGCTTTTGCATTCAATTGGCGGCTGCTCACACAGTGCAAATTTCTTCACGCTTTCTGCCGCTGAAATCACTACCACGGTCAAGGGACGGATTACTTTGAGGCTGCTATCTATCTTCTAAAATCTAGCATCTAAAGTCCCCGTCCAAGACTTCAGGTATCCCGTCTAAAATCTAACTTCTAAGATCTAAAGTCCTACCTACCCGCTCAATCACCCCCGAAGAGCTCAACCCATCTACGAAAGAAAGGACCTTTACTTCGCCACCCCACGACTGAACTTCCTTGGCGCCAACGATGGTATCAACGGTATAGTCGCCACCCTTGACGAGGACGTCGGGGCGGAGGGTTTTGATGAGTTCGAGGGGGGTGTCCTCGTCGAAGGCGATGACGCCATCTACGAAGAAGAGGCCGGCCAGGAGGCGCATCCGGGCTTCGAGGGGCATGATGGGGCGGTCGTCACCCTTGAGGCGCTTTACGCTGGCGTCAGAATTGACCCCGACGATGAGGCGGACGCCCAGGCCCGCCGCTTCCTCTAGGTACTGGAGGTGGCCGGGGTGGATGAGGTCAAAAACGCCATTGGTGAAGACCGTTTTATGGTCGTAGCAACGCCATCCGCAACGGCGTTGGGAGAGTTGTTCGAGGGTTAACAGCTTGTCTTGTACTAGTTGGGCGGGCGTCATGGGTGACGAAGGTAGTCCCGTAAATTGACGTGACCAATTTGCGAATTTTCGCTACGGTAAACCCTTAATAACCAACGGAATACAGCACCTACGGGCAGGTCTTTCGCTGCGGGGTCTCGTCCCAATTCCCATTTCATCGCACCTGCGGCAGCGCCCAATGTCGATTCGTGTTTAAACGCCCGATCTATAAGGGTAATCGGGTCTTAGCCTAAAAGCGGGATTTACTCAATTCCTTCGTCTGCTTGGCCAGGTAAAGATCGCCAAAAGTGACGCTGGCCGTGATGGTACCTCGGCGCTCGGTGACCGGACGGATGGCCACGCGGCGGACCTCCGTGGTTTGCTCCAACTCCATCACCTTCAGGCCCTCGGGGAGCCGAAGATTTCCGTTGTTGAGGTTGAAATCGTAAGCCAAGCCCTCTACGTTGAGGGGCTCGTAGATGTGGACGTCCGACTTATCCGCCGTAATGCGCAGGTCCCGCATCGCAGCGTTGGGGCTGATGTTGAGCTCGCCGTACTGCGCGTTGATGGTGAAGGTGCCGCCCACGTCGAGTAGACTGATGTCGGAACGGCGGGAGTTGATGACGACGTTGCCGTCGATACGCTCACCACTGATGTCGCCAAAACGGGTGCGGATGTCGAGCAGACCGTGGACGTTATCGATGTTGATGGCCGAATACTCGCCGTTAATCCGTAGCTGGTTCCGGAGATTGGAGATCGTCGCGCCCCCGAAGTGGCTTTTGAGGTAGACGGGACACTCCTCCGGCAGGGTGATGTAGTAGTGAATCGTGAGT encodes:
- a CDS encoding zinc ribbon domain-containing protein, with protein sequence MAVATEKTVEEKMRELYRLQQIDSKIDQIEILKGELPMEVSDLEDEIAGLDTRINRLEGQVKELQTEISRHSANIAESEQLILRYEEQMNNVKNNREYEALMKETEMQRLEIQLSDKKSGSSGRELETKQAALDATNEKKTAKVALLETKQEELKAIIAKTEKEEKKLRRQSDKQRKPIEARFLRGYDRVRNSYRNGLAVVTVERNACGGCFNSIPPQQQLEISQRKRVMICEHCNRILVDDNIEEDRVEEA
- a CDS encoding Nif3-like dinuclear metal center hexameric protein, with translation MHTIKTITDYLESIAPLNLQESYDNAGLIVGNPTTKVTGILTTLDCTETIIEEAVEKGCNLVVAHHPIVFRGLKKFNGANYVERTIIKAIQEGVAIYAIHTNLDNVRNRGVNAKIAEVLGLTNLEILSPKNEEGTVGSGMVGELPDPLSEEVFLRHLKAQMKTGTIKHTELAGQPVAKVAICGGAGGFLLDRAKAVGADVFVTSDYKYHEFFDADGEIIICDIGHYESEQFTTQLLAELLTEKFPTFAVLCTERNTNPVRYFV
- the rfaE2 gene encoding D-glycero-beta-D-manno-heptose 1-phosphate adenylyltransferase; protein product: MTPAQLVQDKLLTLEQLSQRRCGWRCYDHKTVFTNGVFDLIHPGHLQYLEEAAGLGVRLIVGVNSDASVKRLKGDDRPIMPLEARMRLLAGLFFVDGVIAFDEDTPLELIKTLRPDVLVKGGDYTVDTIVGAKEVQSWGGEVKVLSFVDGLSSSGVIERVGRTLDLRS
- a CDS encoding DUF4097 family beta strand repeat-containing protein codes for the protein MRTVFFLFTLLPSLCAFLPFGSAGSLHAQTANAYREVVSKTIEDTYKYTPGRELAVEGEKAEIFVETWDKQEIEVKIVMTARHATLESAQQDLENLAYVAEAAGDKIFLKNNLKDKTYNASSELTIHYYITLPEECPVYLKSHFGGATISNLRNQLRINGEYSAINIDNVHGLLDIRTRFGDISGERIDGNVVINSRRSDISLLDVGGTFTINAQYGELNISPNAAMRDLRITADKSDVHIYEPLNVEGLAYDFNLNNGNLRLPEGLKVMELEQTTEVRRVAIRPVTERRGTITASVTFGDLYLAKQTKELSKSRF